GTACGAGGCGTATTATTCAAGACAAAACGTGGAGAGACAAGCATTAAAGTAAAAGAACTGACGCTCTTATCTAAAGCGCTCAGACCTTTACCGGATAAATACCATGGCCTAAAAGATGTGGAGCAACGTTACCGTAAACGTTACGTTGACCTCATTATTAACCCTGAAGTAAGGGAGACCTTCATCACAAGGAGCAAGATCATCCAGTCTATGAGGAAATATTTGGACAATCAAGGATTCCTGGAGGTAGAAACACCAACATTACATACGATTGCTGGTGGTGCTTCAGCCCGACCTTTTATTACCCATCATAACGCATTGGATATGGCCTTATATATGCGTATCGCTATTGAGTTACATCTTAAACGTTTGATCGTCGGGGGCATGGAGAAAGTATATGAAATTGGTCGTGTCTACCGTAATGAAGGTATATCCACTCGTCATAACCCGGAATTTACGATGCTCGAATTATACGAAGCGTATGGTGACTATGAAGACATCATGTCTCTTACAGAAAACCTCATTGAGCACATCGCCAAAGACGTACATGGAACGACAAAGGTCACATACGGTGAGTACGAGGTGGATCTTGCTGCACCTTGGAGACGTGTGTCCATGGTTGACGCGATAAAAGAAGAGGTGGGCGTGGATTTCAAACAAAACCTCAGTGATGATGAGGCCAAAGCCTTGGCTGAAGAACATGGCGTGAAGATAGAACCGCATATGAAATTCGGACATATCGTCAATGAATTCTTCGAACAAAAGGTAGAACACACATTGATTCAGCCTACATTTATCTATGGTCATCCCGTCGATATTTCTCCTCTTGCTAAAAAGAACGAGGAAGACCCTAGATTCACCGATCGCTTTGAGCTGTTCATTGTAGCACGCGAGCACGCAAACGCCTTTACAGAGCTTAACGATCCGATTGATCAGCGGGAACGTTTTGAAGCTCAGTTAGTTGAAAAAGAAGCGGGGAATGACGAAGCGCATGAGATGGATCATGACTTTATAGAAGCCCTAGAGTACGGCATGCCACCAACGGGAGGACTAGGGATAGGCATTGACCGTATCGTTATGCTACTTACGAACTCACCTTCTATTCGTGATGTGTTACTCTTTCCAACAATGAGACATGTTGATCAGGAGTAGTTGTGCTCAGATGCTCAGGCACTCAGATGCTCAGGCGCTCGGATGCTCAGGCACTCGGATGCTCAGGCACTCGGATGCTCAGGCGCTCAGATGCTTAGGAACTCAGGTTCCCAGACGCCTAGAAGCCTAAGGTACTAAATGATCGTTCATACTCTTGCACATACGAACAAATTGCACTACAAAATGAAATAAAGCTTTTTTCACGCTTTCGTTCTTAATTGACGAAGGCGTTTTTTTATTATAGGTCACTGTTTTTTGTCAGTGGATATAACAACACAGAATAAAATAAAGATGGAAAAAATAAGATTGAGGTAGAGCCACAGTTTAAAAATATTAAGACAATCAGAACAGGACTGTAGAGCCAAATAACACCCATAAAATGTAAAAGTTAAACAAATGACAATATTTGTTGTATAAATAACTTTATTCGTACGTGATTATATAGTAAAATATGACTGTGGTTTATGGACAACCTACATAACCACAAACAACTCACGGAGGAGGGAATGTGACATTACCACAACTGAATATTTGCTGCTCTATTTCAGACCCTGTCCTAGACTGTGCCAGCTGTGAGTAATTCTTCACATTCTCTTCTCCATGTAAATTGTGAAAGGGGAGAGGAAAGTGAGACGTAGTTGTATTTTAGTATTGATCTTTGCACTGGCATTATCTATGCCAATGTCCGCTCTTGCTATTAACGATGCGCAAGGCCACTGGGCAGAAGACACCATTAACGCTATGACTGAAAGTGGACACATTAACGGTTACGAGGACGGCACATTCAGACCAAACAATTCTATTACCAGAGCCGAGTTTACGATGGTGGTGACGAGTGTTCTTGGACTAGACAGTGTAGAAGGTAGTACATCTTTTAGTGATGTATCTTCCCAGCACTGGGCTAGCGGAGCAATCAACGCGTCCGTAAATGAGGACATTATTAACGGGTATGAAAATGGCACGTTTAGACCAAGTAACAACATAACTCGTGCCGAGATTGCCACGATGGCTGTCCGGGCCCTCATACAAGAGGAAACATTTGAAGTTCCACAAGCGGAACTCGAATTTACGGACGCGAACAACATTCCTGATTGGGCACAACCCTACATTGCCTATGCTGTAAGTGAAGGACTTATTCAGGGCTATCCTGATGGTTCGTTCAAACCTTCAGGAGGAGCGACTAGAGCCGAAGCAGTTGTTATACTTAGCAGAGTAGAAGAAAGTATCGATAATTCTGGTGGCGGAGGTGGGGTTGTCACACCACCATCTGATGATGAAGACGATGACGATTCTTCACCACCTGCTGGTGGCGGAGGTGGAACGCCTGGTGGACCAGGTGGGGATAACGGCTCTGAATATTCCGAATACCCCAAAAGTTTTGGACAAGTTCTCGATCAAGAAGTCGTCACCCATGATGTTTATGGTCATCTCGAATTTGAGGTGGCTACCGCACTTGGTACAGAAAGTGTACACTTACTTGTCAAACCACAAGAAGGCTTTGAAGGAATCGAATTAAAAATTAAGAATAGTGATGAAACGACAGTCAAAGAAGCTGTATATGATGAAACTAATAAATTGGATGAAGAAGGTTGGTTTGTACTTGAGGTTAGTGACGAGAAAGTATCACCAACAATCACAGTAACCGCTTCAGTTTACGGTTATCCTAACCCATCACAGGAAGTTGGCTCTGAAGAAGACGACGAAAAAGAGCTCGTTTATAACAAATACGAAGAGGCAGTTGACCTTACCGATGGTCAGATTTTTAACAGTTTAGATATTGACGTCGAAACAGAGTATACCGTTACTGAGGAAACTTACACCCCAGAAGTCACACTTAAACAAGCTTACCTATTAGTTAATGAGAAAGCGGGTCTATTTAATTACAAATTGGCTTCAGAAGACTTCACACTACAAACGGATGATGACGAAGTGATCAAAATCAGTGAGGATAAGCCATGGTCCTTCAAGCCTGCTGGTGCAGGAGAAGCA
This Caldalkalibacillus salinus DNA region includes the following protein-coding sequences:
- the lysS gene encoding lysine--tRNA ligase, which codes for MSEELNDQLIVRREKMSEIKNKGIDPFGHKFERTHDAAQILEQYDHLAKEDLDPQDIPVTIAGRLMSKRGQGKAGFAHVQDLHARIQIYVRLDQVGEEAYDLFTHLDLGDIVGVRGVLFKTKRGETSIKVKELTLLSKALRPLPDKYHGLKDVEQRYRKRYVDLIINPEVRETFITRSKIIQSMRKYLDNQGFLEVETPTLHTIAGGASARPFITHHNALDMALYMRIAIELHLKRLIVGGMEKVYEIGRVYRNEGISTRHNPEFTMLELYEAYGDYEDIMSLTENLIEHIAKDVHGTTKVTYGEYEVDLAAPWRRVSMVDAIKEEVGVDFKQNLSDDEAKALAEEHGVKIEPHMKFGHIVNEFFEQKVEHTLIQPTFIYGHPVDISPLAKKNEEDPRFTDRFELFIVAREHANAFTELNDPIDQRERFEAQLVEKEAGNDEAHEMDHDFIEALEYGMPPTGGLGIGIDRIVMLLTNSPSIRDVLLFPTMRHVDQE
- a CDS encoding S-layer homology domain-containing protein, giving the protein MRRSCILVLIFALALSMPMSALAINDAQGHWAEDTINAMTESGHINGYEDGTFRPNNSITRAEFTMVVTSVLGLDSVEGSTSFSDVSSQHWASGAINASVNEDIINGYENGTFRPSNNITRAEIATMAVRALIQEETFEVPQAELEFTDANNIPDWAQPYIAYAVSEGLIQGYPDGSFKPSGGATRAEAVVILSRVEESIDNSGGGGGVVTPPSDDEDDDDSSPPAGGGGGTPGGPGGDNGSEYSEYPKSFGQVLDQEVVTHDVYGHLEFEVATALGTESVHLLVKPQEGFEGIELKIKNSDETTVKEAVYDETNKLDEEGWFVLEVSDEKVSPTITVTASVYGYPNPSQEVGSEEDDEKELVYNKYEEAVDLTDGQIFNSLDIDVETEYTVTEETYTPEVTLKQAYLLVNEKAGLFNYKLASEDFTLQTDDDEVIKISEDKPWSFKPAGAGEATLKITYGNLEESIEITVNEGVDTDNPDDESGEENVDDE